From the genome of Tachypleus tridentatus isolate NWPU-2018 chromosome 6, ASM421037v1, whole genome shotgun sequence:
CATTTTGTTCTTTCAAACTATCTTGCACTTGTAGAGTTGTTgcatattcttttctttttttttgaaaatatgatgCCAACTTTCTTCACTTATTcatggcctgacatggccaggtggataagacactcgactcgtaatccgactgtcgcgggctcgaatctccgtcgcaccaaacatgctcgccctttcagccgtgggggcgtataatgtaataaccaataccactattcgttggtaaaagagtagcctaagagttggcggttggtggtgatgactagctgctttccatctagtcttacagaGCGAAATTAGGGACAGTCTGCACAGATAAacctcatatagctttgcacgaatttcaaaacaaaccatttattcataaaaaaaacttacttatGTTCACTCACCAGGGCGTTAGTAATATCTTTAAATAGTTATCGTTTCATGAGAATATCTTCATCAAAATTTTCAGCAGATCGTTTAGAAACATTATTCACTAGTTTATAGTAAAGTTATAAGCATTTCAATGCatgaaatttttattattgttcaacTAATTATATATAAGCTAaatcgtaaaaaaataaaatagtaaaaatagatTTAGTTTTAAACACATCCATTacatgagaaatattttaaaatgtgtttatttaactgtCGTCTGTGTTCCCAACCTGGACCACTGTCTATCTCATGTTAATGATAGACGGTGGAACATCGGTAAGTTTAGAGACTTATGATGCTacaaacaggggttcgattccctgtggtaGACATGAATGCTAACTTGATGTGACATTgcgctaaaataaacaaataaatgtcatattaaataatattatcgCAGTGTATGTTTGAGAGAAGTTCTCAACtagtgttatttataataaactgagTTTAAATATCCAAAacatcatttctttttttttttcaaaattaatgaagTTCTCGATTTCTATTAAACATAATGCAGAaaacttttgtgtgtttttcttacagaaaaggcacatcgggctatctgctgtgtccactgaggggaatagaaccccctgattttagcattataaatccaaaGACTGACTGCAGTCCTACCGGAAGACATCAGAATAGCTATTCTGTTTGTTGTGTGTATGCGTTTTTCAGGATTTTGCTTTATAAACATgattcttttttgttgttaagttttgtttctgttaattttcGTTTGaattttatgtgttgtttttgtgGTTAATTCCTGTTTTAtatcagttataaatatttgataaattttacAACTATTTTTTCATATTGTAATTGTGATGTTAATTTTATACAGGTTAATTAATCACGGATTACTTTCTAGGCcattttgctgtttgtttgtctaaTTTTTGTCGACTTCACGACGTTTATGATTAGTCGCAGTCCGATTTTTTGGGtaccattttatgaatttattttatattattgtgatgACAGCTTTCGGAggtttaaattttgttgtttgatGACATAGAATTTGTCCGAGCGCAAACAAACCGAAGCTGTGTTTAGGCGTAGTTAGTGTTGTTGCCACGTCAGTaataggtttattatatatatatttatacttaattttaggCGTATGCCATGTTCTATTCTATTTATCTTCAGGTCGTATCAGTACTTAAGTTATAAACTGAAAGTATGTGTACTGTTATCGGTACAGAAATTAATTCATACTATAGTATAAGTGTAAGTAatactgtattatatttatatatgagacTGACGTTTtaaaactagtttacaaaactGAGTTTCAATTAAACTTTTTGACAAGTTATGAGACAAACTACactgtattatttcttaaatatcagaattagttatttttcattttttatttcagtcaGAAGAGAATGTagtgataaaatagtttaatacattatttattattaaatgttgctGTCGTTATGCTTAGTGTTGTCAATGATCTAGATTGGGTGTAGATATTTATTCCCAACCTGTAGTGTGTTAAACGCTCACAAATTGTAAGATACAGTTAATGGAAAGACTAAATTTTACTTGGGAACGAGTATGAACTTTTAAGAAGGCTAGTTGTGTAAATGTGTAATTTGTTTACAGATAGACGGTGAAATTAAAGGCCAGAAATGATTTTTAGAAAGCTAGGAATTGGCTAGAAGTAACGAACTTAATTGTAATGAGCAGTTTATATTAATGGATTTTTTAGCCTTTAGCTTGTGCAGATTAGGATATATAGGAGGGAAGTAAAACAAAAGGGACGTATGGGGATGGTAATGAAGAACATAAGATTATATTTATAGATGATTCTTTAGTGTGGTAAGTGTATAGGAGAGTCTATGGAGTTAAAGCATATATATAGGGGAGGCTGAAGCAGGTTTTGCTAAATCCCCTGTTTGTGTTTCCCTAATAGAACAATGCTGTAAAGAAATGATTTCACTAAGAACAAATATGGATGGATGCTACTATAGTATTTGGTCTGTGCAGCTACTATCACCATTTTAATGACTcactaaaacataatttcttgCTAAGTGATTTGTATCTGTTCACATTTTTGTTCAGTAAATAATGATCATTTTATAAGTTGTGTTATAAACCAGTATCTGAAAATTAAGTCAtaatttcacttgttttaattGTTGGAACTTATTTAATTCTGATTACATTTGccccaaaatattttgtaatggtattttgtacttttatttgtttaaaaatgttatttacaataacTGGTACCATttgtaagtaaataaaagttaaatggTAATGATAATATCATTATATTATGATAATACAATATACAATGATAATATAATATCAGTGTAGTCTGCATACTATAGTAGCACCCACAGATGACTAATCACATTGTATCTGCAAGAAGTGCAGTAATACTGTAAACAAATCTAGCACTAATGTTAGCATTTTGTGGGTTAGTCAACAACATGCCCCACATGCAAATGCAAAATGTAGTTCTGTGGAGGgttactttaataaaacagaaaccaTTCCTTTTCTTGACCACATCATCAGCAACCTTTCTTCCAGATTTGATGCATATATAAAGCAAACAACATCAGTTCAGAAATTTGTGCCATCAAAACTTACCAAAAAGAGTTTTTATCTCTGGTATCAGACAGGCTGTAGATTTTTACCTGGAAGATTTGTCAAGTTCTGCTACTTTTATGAAGATCTGTACCTCTCCAGGACAGCCCTCAGATACTGCTTGACTGCTTCAAAGTAAGCTTAATGTTACTTTGTCACCAAATTCATGTGAATGTTCAGCATCTGTTCTCTGTAGGTTGAATAATTACCTGAGGAATACACAAACTGAAGAAAGACTGTGTGTTGTAGCTCATATAACTTGCAGAGCAAGTGATATTGTGAAGTTCCCTGCTGATACAACAGttagtctacagatttacagaactaaaatcagggattcgattccccttggtggactcagcagatagcctgatgtggctttgctataagaaaacacacacagatattgTGAAGTATGCTAGTAGGAGTGATAGTTTTGGTATGTTATAGTGCATATAGGGGGCCAGTATCATTATATATGGGTAAATACAAGAGATTAATAGAAGCATTTAAAGAACGGTCATAAATGAATTTTGTTAGAGATACTGCCAGAACTTAATTGTGGGAATGAAGTTATAATTCTAGGCTTAAGGTAATGTACAATAACAAGTAGACTGACTGCTTAGCCATCTGGGTAACATAAAAAAGATTGTCAGAGTGGATAATTTATGTGTACATCaaataggaactgacttgtttgCAGGGGTTATTAATTCAACTGTgaagacagctttacattaagaCTACACAGTAATAATGGgccacaataaaataaatgaagagaaaaaatatagaGAAAAGTGTATTTTTGGAACAAAATGAGCAAGTAGATTTAATGATGGATCACACTACTGTTGTCATGAttgaagtataagaaataaaatggacTTTATACCATCATTTGAAATAGAATTTTAATGTATTGAGAATAGCTGAAACTTCATAAATGTAAACAGTCTTGGTGAAAGGAATATTTTCGaaatacagatttattttatagATAAAGTGAAGGAGAGGAATGgatttgtttgttaaatgataatttcattctGTTAAAAATGAGAGTGATAAAACTAATAGCAACGAGGTTGAATCTGTTTAGATTTTTGTTAGCAGTTATAAGGGAAGAAAGCTTCTAGTTGGAATTTATTACAAACTACTAGATGAACCAGAAGGGAGTAGGAACTTTGGAGGATGGTTCTTTATCTTATGATTGAGATTACTGGagttatagtttttcttctattttgGCAGTGAATGTTTAAGCAGTATTCTTCATTCTGAATAATTTTGTGATTGAGTTAAGAAGCTTCAATGGGACATGTTAGTTTTGCTTTCCCTCCTGCAAACTACTGAATGTGTTCTACACTTGGAATAACTTGAAGATCTAGGACTTTTTTTGATTGTAATGAATTCTGTCATCAAGAGGTAATGGTATATTTGCTGGTTGATAATTAACACatgattataaatattcaaaccagttgtaaacaatggacaaaatttAGGGTTTAAATGCCAAAATCTGGCAAAGCATTGAAAACTAATGGGCTcaaaatttatgataaaagtaatacaagtggtaatttttttttaaatttctttccatATTCCTCTTGATCATTGGGCTGGTTAGCTTCCAGTGCATTACCAGCTTTtgacatttaaacaataacttttaagtATAAAGTGTTCTGTAACTTGGTTCATAAACATAtttggtaaacaaaataaaaggtaCAGTGGTCAGTGTACAAGACTTATAACTTTTAATGTAGCTTTCATTGATGCAAGTTGGTCTGttgaatataatatttacttttatgtcAACAGTTTTGACCAAGGCACCATCAGATCAAAGTCAAGATGAGGACAAGTTTATCTATGTCTGCTCTTAATTTAGAAGAATGGAGACAAGCCGTTCGTTCACCTCCAATGTACCGAATTGGCAATACAACCATGCGAATGCAGTTTAATTTTGTTGGAGCTATAGTAATTGTTGGTGTTGCTTTTCTTGTAGTACTGTATACATTTATGCCTTACTCTAAAGATGGATTCCACATGACCAATGACTTCTTAAAACATGAAGATCACAAACATAATTCATTAAGTGTGATAGAAAAAAACTATAAACCAAGTCTTTATTATAATACCACTTATCCTCTGACTCCTCCAGTTCAAACAGATCATGGACTTCGATTCAGAATAGCAGTTGTGAGTGATTTGGATACAGCATCAAAAGCTGAACAAGAACCATATACATGgataagttacattaaaaaaggGTTCCTTACAATTGATCTTGCAAAGAAGTCGGTGGAATTAAAATGGGATAAAGAAATCATTGCAGTCAAGTCCAAGCTTTCACAAGAAGGTCGTGGGATGGAGCTTTCAGAACTTGTCTTCTTTAATGGCAGGTTATTAACAGTAGATGACAGAACAGGAATTATCTTTGAGCTAATTAGCAACATAGCTATTCCTTGGGTTATTCTCACAGATGGAGATGGAAAAAATGCTAAAGGTAAACTTTTTTTGGGGGAGGataagtatttaataaatttgtgaGTCTCGGAATTTGTGGAACTAGTGgattaaaaatttcttttttggctgaaaatgtaaaaaattaaagtaaggatttctttatttgcattgagggatgataaaggaaggctatatctgatgattatgagatatctacattattaaattttgttttttttttgttttttactaatgaagacagTAATAGTATTCCATGTCTTATATAGTGGATAAACAGATatgagatcaaacaagatgactggATTAATTCTGGgctgattaataaaaaaaaatttaggaaGTTTAAAAACCAATATGGCTCCtgagccagataatatttccttaAGGTTTTGAAAAAGGTTAAAGATTGGACATGTGAGCCACTTATTTTTTGTCACTCTTTGAACAGTGGGCAAGTACCAGAGGATTGAAAATTAGCTTAAAAACTGGTACTTTTTTTGCCAACTTGTATGGATATTTCAATTTAAGAATTGATACTTTGTCAGTTCTGTAAACCTTTTCCTTATAACTAGTACTTTTGTCAGCTTGTACAAACTTGATACTTTTTGTCAGCTTGTGCAACCTTTTACCttaaaaactgatactttttGTCAGCTTGTGCAACCTTTTACCttaaaaactgatacttttaTGTCAGCTTATGCAACCTTTTATCTTAAAAACTGGTACTTTTTGTCAGTTCTGTAAACCTTAACCTTAAAAACTGGTACTTTCTTGTCAGTTCTGTAAACTTTTATCttaaaaactgatacatttttgtATGTTCTGTAAACTTTTTCCTTATAACTAGTACTTTTGTCAGCTTGTACAAACTTTTAACctaaaaactgatactttttGTCTGTTCTGTAAACTTTTAGCTTAAAATAGCACTTTTGTCAGCTTATGTGGACTTTTTCACTTAAAAATTGGTACctcttttaacaaataataataaacattaatcttgttatgttattattttaaatagagATTAAGGttgtaagtttaataaaactaaagttactTAATTAGGTTGAAAAGGtctaaatattaaaacttgtttttttggTCAGAAAATTTAACAGTGAgttatactttaataacaaattgtCACATTTCTCACTGAAAGTTTTTTGTgaattttggtaaaaaaaaactactttgtGAACCTTATGTGAGTCTTGTGTGAAAACCTGTTGTTAATGGTTCTGAGCACTTACTTTATAATGCCATTTTTGAAAGATatatgtaatgttatgaatttCTTTCCAAAAGTCTAGCTATGGAAACTTTTATTACAGACTACATTCTTATAGTAGAAAGGTGCTGTTAGAAAATGAGTGTTACAGTCATTAGTACAGGTTtgcatttgttaatttaaatggACATCTTGTATGATTAGTTATTTCTGTTGCCTGTTGTATTAATCTGTAGGTTTCAAATGTGAATGGGCAACAGTAAAAGATGGACACCTTTATGTGGGAGGGCTTGGAAAAGAATGGACATCACCTCAGGGAGAACTTCTGAACTATAACCCTCAGTGGGTCAAAGTGGTTTCACCAAATGGTGAAGTGCAGCATCAAGATTGGCGGGACAAGTATGTTGCAGTCAGAAAACAAGCTGGTATTGACTTTCCTGGTAGGTTCATCCAGTTTTGTAATGTACTTTGTGTTATAATAAgctttattgaatatggtttaaTCATGAAGTTGATCTGTATATTGTATTGGTAAATGCAAGATTTTTTATTCCTACATACGTAGCAAACCATGACAGTTTTAGTATTGCTTTTATACAGAGTATAGTAAtgcatttgtgttttatttacttagtttTTTTTGTTGCATTACTTAAGTATTAATTACTTGTAAAGTCACTGTAATCCTACaggattgataaaatattttgtgagtgGAATATTGTAACTGGTACAATGATATATTCAACTCCAGGTATACAATTAGAGGAATGTTGAACCAAATTAGTTTTCTCTTCTCACTAAATTATTGGTGAACAACCTTTTATACATCAAAAGCTCTactctttttttatatttccgTAACACTAATTGGATCAAAATGATTTTAcaaggttattttttttataaatgtatcttgTGTTAGTTTCCTGTAATAAACATGTTAGTTCTACTAAATTTAAAGAACTACATTAAATTGTTAGTGTTAAATGAGTCAGAATAATTTGAAAGTTTAGGTTTTATTTCACTTGTCTATAAAATACACAACTCTAACTACAAAAAAGTGGTATATGAAACTTTTTGCTACGTTTGGAATAATGATTcaaagttttttcttttatactCCCACAGGTTATATGATACATGAATCTGTTGTGTGGAGCCCAATCTATCGAAAGTGGTTCTTTTTACCCAGAAGAGCAAGCACAACCCGATATGATGAAAAAGATGATGAAAAAAAGGGAACTAATTTGATGATAGAAGCAAATGAAGATTTTACAGCCATAAATGTACATACTGTAGGACCTTTGATTCCATCACATGGTTTCTCATCATTCAAATTTGTACCTGAAACATCAGACACTGTGATAATTGCTCTCAAGTCAGAAGAATTAGAAGGAAACATATCAAGttatgttactgtttttactATAGATGGAGAAATTCTTCAACCTGAAACAGAGATAGGGAAGTATAAATTTGAGGGTatagaatttatataaatatttatagttaaatgttcattaaaatttgaagatattttatttccaGACATAATAGTAATAGTGTTTGAATCTGTTGGGTTCTGATGCATAGACTTACCATCAcagttatgttatttatatagtttttaatttttttcaccaaAATGTGGAGATCAGTAAAGAAAAGCTTTTGTAGAGGCCTAATCTGTTATTTGATTTGGTTCTGTTACGGTGAAACAAATAGTGGAATAAATGAGTGCATCGAAACCAAGAAACTGTTTACATTCCACCATTATATGAGgcctaatttatttattcttgctGAATTcaattaatgtgttaattttctATGTCATCTTTTCTTCACAGAAATtcaaaaatttgatttaaaattaactaaattgtTTCTCAAGTTGGTTAACAAGAAAGTTAGTTATAAAgtctgaaatttaattttacattctatTTTAGTATTGTTAGAAATGTCAGTTTTAGATCTGGATTggtgatatattaattttaattattatttacacaagaatgaaataaaagaatgttAAGACTTACGAGAATGTCAGTTTTTAGATTTTTGCATTTGACGTTTTGTCAGCAACTTTTTCACGTGTAAAGTTATACATAAAAAGAGAAATGCATGCAAGGACAACTGTTTTGACATTGTAAGACTCTAGAGATAAGgtattaatttgtgttgtgaTGCAACACAAGGATTGTGAATGCATAAGTTTCCCACATTTAGCATAATACATCAGAAATCACATTCTCCAGatctttacattaaaaaaaaacgaaaaatggAGAGCAGAAGAGAAGTAGTGTCTGCCTTAATAGGATGAGGTATTCTTTAACACAGTTGtgaaattacaaaacataatCAGAACCAAATCAGTTAATCGTACGTTTCGATTGGACACAGTACTTCAGTGGGTATTCATGTGTTTTTGTCGTGttccaaatatataaataaaagtaattatttgtagTGGCAGTGGATTTTTCTCAAACTGTTTAAACCAGTTAAAACATCTtgacaacatataaaatattagtctcttttcacttaaaataaaatagtgatttCATTGTTTCCTGTATCTTGTTAGCAGAAAAAGTTGATAAATGATAACATAGGTGTGTAACTTCACACTGTCCAAggacaaaaataaaagttagttaCATATGAATTATTACCAATTTTCACTGCTAATATGATACCAGAAACATAATTCAGTTCAAGGTTGTTACAACTGAAGTAATAAATGAATGTATCCAGTAAGTTTGACAATTTTGGGGCtgtttattgaaattaaatataagattttGTGGAAAGATTAAATAAAGTTTCTCTAGAGTAAAAATACAAAAgccaaagatatattttatttagaattgtttgtttgtttttatatataaagacaCTGTTCCTAAGTCTGCAAATTTCAGATGTTCATTCTCTCTGGTTATACTTTACGGGAAGTTATATCAAATTGTAGAAGGGGTGGCTTTATGTGCAAAGCAATCGGATATTAGATTAAATGTAGACTATTACTTATTTTGGTTGTCTCTCTTTAACATTGAATTTGGTATGGTTGATAGGATACAGTTCTATGTTGAAAAACAGTATTTCTAGTAATAGTAACTGACTTACTGACCCaatatgtatttcatttttaaggTAACTATTAATGTGTTGCATGTAGTTTGGTACAAAGTGTTTTTACAGTTCATCTTTCACATTAAAACAGCAGTCATTACTCAATACATTGTAGCAACCCAccagtttacattaaaaaaaaaaacaacaaactcacTTACATGTATTATATATCTATTCACATTCTCCTGTGATTTTCAAGAAATGATTATCCTACCCTATAATCCCTAAAACACTGCCAATAATTTTGGGGCTTGTATGAAATTAAAAGGAGTAACATTTCTCATCTGACTCCATACTTGTACTGATATGTAATTTTGGAGaaattaagtattaaattatCTGATGGGTGCAGCTGATGTTGGGATGGAAGTAGTTTCCAAGGCTTTACTCATATACGTCACAGCTCAGGCCTTAAGTACTTAAGGCCTATGAAGCTCTGTTGTACAGTTTCTCTTAATTATGGAGCCACATGTTACTGGACTGATTGGAAAGGATAAGTTCAGTTCTCACctagttattatgtaatatttgttatcCAGTGTAAGTGAGCAAAAATGTttggtaatatatttaatttataaaatcttaATTGTATAGTATTTGTCATTAGAATGTATCTGTTGATCATGAAACACATTGATTTGAGTTTCATATCTGCTTATGAAATTAAAAGCTTCAGGCCAGTACTTTAGTTTTGGTTATTGTAGTAACTTCAAAGATACACTTTTATAATTTGTTCAGTTAATTGTATACACTTAATCagcatttaatttctttaattacaaatcaaataataaaatgtgagTAGTATTTAGTCCTAAAGTTCTCATACACTTGACAATGAATTTTCATAGTTATAGTACTCAGAAATTTACCTTCAAGACAAAATATATGATCCTTAATAAACTAAAAGTAGCAAGATGAACTTAAGTTAGTAAGCTATTAGCAAAAATTATCTGAATAATATACTtcttaaatatatgcatatacCTTTTAGGTTTTCATAAGAATAACTTCTggtaataaagtaaattaaaaactaacCTTGAATATCAGTACTGCCAGGTCACAGTTCTATTTTAGCAACTATTGGTTCAATAAAggattgttaaatttatttaaattgtgtaAGGAAAAATCTTTCAACCAAATTTCTTCAGATGATCTTTCCTGCATGTTAATGTTTTGGTTATTGCTGTTCAAATTATGATAGCAATGATGTGTCAAAAGCATAATGATATTAGAAAGGGCTTTATTTAATTGAAGTTATTGTGGTATAATAAACCGACATGTGAAACTCAGAGTTACTATAATATATTAGTGATTTATCTTGGATTTTTGCTGCTATTCATATTTCTTGGTCCAGAGAAAtaaagtaggaaaaaaaaaattctgatttaaGTTTGTTTGACAACTTTTTACATTTACAAATCTAAGATAGACCTTCATGGTACTAATTTATCATCTTCAAAGTTATGTTTTGCTTCTGATAATAAAAATCAGTTTCATTGATTATAACTATGGTATTTTAAACCTGAATGA
Proteins encoded in this window:
- the LOC143254420 gene encoding soluble calcium-activated nucleotidase 1, which produces MRTSLSMSALNLEEWRQAVRSPPMYRIGNTTMRMQFNFVGAIVIVGVAFLVVLYTFMPYSKDGFHMTNDFLKHEDHKHNSLSVIEKNYKPSLYYNTTYPLTPPVQTDHGLRFRIAVVSDLDTASKAEQEPYTWISYIKKGFLTIDLAKKSVELKWDKEIIAVKSKLSQEGRGMELSELVFFNGRLLTVDDRTGIIFELISNIAIPWVILTDGDGKNAKGFKCEWATVKDGHLYVGGLGKEWTSPQGELLNYNPQWVKVVSPNGEVQHQDWRDKYVAVRKQAGIDFPGYMIHESVVWSPIYRKWFFLPRRASTTRYDEKDDEKKGTNLMIEANEDFTAINVHTVGPLIPSHGFSSFKFVPETSDTVIIALKSEELEGNISSYVTVFTIDGEILQPETEIGKYKFEGIEFI